In one Nicotiana tomentosiformis chromosome 6, ASM39032v3, whole genome shotgun sequence genomic region, the following are encoded:
- the LOC138894856 gene encoding uncharacterized protein, whose protein sequence is MISIHAEEKIRDALIQLLFEFKDVFAWSYDDMPGISIDLVVHKLPTYPDCPPFQQKQRKFKTDISDKIKEEVAKQLKAGVIRVVRYTTWLANVVPVPKKDGKTRVCVDYRDLNKASPKDNFPLPNIHFFVDNCTKHEI, encoded by the coding sequence ATGATAAGCATTCACGCTGAGGAAAAAATTAGAGATGCATTGATTCAACTTTTGTTTGAATTTAAAGACGTGTTTGCATGGTCTTACGATGATATGCCAGGAATAAGCATCGATTTAGTGGTACATAAGTTACCAACTTACCCCGACTGTCCACCTTTCcaacaaaagcaaagaaagtTCAAAACAGACATCAGtgataagatcaaagaagaagTTGCCAAACAATTGAAAGCTGGTGTAATCCGAGTAGTCCGATACACCACATGGTTGGCTAATGTGGTTCCAGTACCAAAGAAAGACGGAAAAACCCGAGTGTGTGTTGACTAtagggatttgaacaaagcaagcCCTAAGGATAACTTTCCGTTACCAAACATCCACTTCTTTGTCGACAATTGCACCAAACATGAGATATAG